A single Ptiloglossa arizonensis isolate GNS036 chromosome 2, iyPtiAriz1_principal, whole genome shotgun sequence DNA region contains:
- the LOC143143377 gene encoding LOW QUALITY PROTEIN: uncharacterized protein LOC143143377 (The sequence of the model RefSeq protein was modified relative to this genomic sequence to represent the inferred CDS: inserted 1 base in 1 codon): KKICGRCYKYNSTKKXNSDNNIGMSDEHNEPLAPVDITNKLDSLENPAKPPIVMYKHTNHWDKFKKGLEPADQEIVDRLQKLKEEDKTTALSVDEIKRRLALLKDEVPGASNHKTNIHQVDVRTNQQKADDLIQEYLGQLELSSGSDSVSEIESRLRSLQGVSNVSKKHSNKDIDDDEKHVTKKLIAKALAEAELEKKYEEDVDELQEIDVDMGKDTDDEDEKPTCVMCDQTENLERCLGCCNDLYCPMCFEENHSDFEMKTHKRMPAMKSSLN; this comes from the exons AAAAAGATCTGTGGTCGTTGTTATAAGTATAATTCTACGAAAA TAAACTCTGATAACAATATTGGCATGTCGGACGAGCATAATGAACCTCTTGCTCCAGTGGACATTACTAataa ATTGGACTCTTTGGAAAATCCAGCAAAGCCACCAATTGTAATGTATAAACACACAAATCACTGGgacaaatttaaaaaaggtTTAGAACCTGCTGATCAAGAGATAGTTGATCGATTACAAAAGTTAAAAGAAGAGGACAAAACTACAGCTTTAAGTGtcgatgaaataaaaagaagGCTGGCATTATTAAAGGATGAAGTTCCAGGCGCTAGTAATCATAAAACAAAT ATACATCAAGTGGATGTCAGGACAAATCAGCAGAAAGCAGATGACTTGATACAGGAGTATCTCGGGCAATTAGAATTATCCTCAGGAAGTGATTCTGTTAGTGAAATTGAATCGAGATTAAGATCGTTGCAGGGTGTGAGCAATGTGTCCAAGAAG CATTCAAATAAAGATATTGACGACGACGAAAAACATGTAACTAAGAAATTAATTGCAAAAGCTTTGGCTGAAGCTGaattagagaaaaaatatgaaGAAGATGTAGATGAGTTGCAAGAAATAGACGTTGAT ATGGGAAAAGATACTGATGACGAGGACGAGAAACCTACTTGTGTAATGTGCGATCAAACAGAAAATTTAGAACGCTGTTTAGGCTGCTGCAATGATCTTTATTGTCCCATGTGCTTTGAGGAAAATCATAGTGATTTTGAGATGAAAACGCATAAAAGAATGCCAGCGATGAAATCGAGCCTCAATTGA
- the LOC143143375 gene encoding histone H3.3A codes for MARTKQTARKSTGGKAPRKQLATKAARKSAPSTGGVKKPHRYRPGTVALREIRRYQKSTELLIRKLPFQRLVREIAQDFKTDLRFQSAAIGALQEASEAYLVGLFEDTNLCAIHAKRVTIMPKDIQLARRIRGERA; via the exons ATGGCACGTACAAAGCAAACAGCTCGTAAATCAACTGGAGGTAAAGCACCTCGTAAACAATTGGCTACAAAGGCAGCACGTAAAAGTGCACCATCTACAGGTGGTGTGAAAAAACCACATCGATATAG GCCTGGTACAGTCGCTCTTCGAGAAATCAGAAGATATCAAAAATCAACTGAATTGTTAATCAGAAAGCTACCCTTCCAACGATTGGTTCGTGAAATTGCACAAGATTTCAAAACCGATCTGCGTTTCCAGAGTGCCGCGATCGGAGCATTACAAGAAGCTTCTGAAGCATATTTGGTCGGTTTATTTGAAGATACCAACTTATGTGCTATCCATGCTAAGCGTGTTACAATCATGCCCAAGGATATTCAGCTGGCCCGGCGAATTCGTGGCGAGCGTGCTTAA
- the Stv gene encoding BAG domain-containing protein starvin isoform X3 translates to MHMFDFVSVRNRLTDCYHRFSQKGFPFDDDGFGRRSSDIRNHLDYLAARHPEFADHLLGPPWGDIPFQSSFRNRNRGSGNVGSNNNYQGYSDEDARSQASGSSAASGASAVSSHGEPEANQSQQDRRSQNFDQSSRRSQIPQYGLRNTVDIGQHHHNMENPYKASREQRSMSAPPENRQSSSQQQPQQPEQQQQSQQPQGQRYVSRIDITPQHNQPQQTQQPPQPQQPQKPQQQQKSQQQQSNVRHIPIFVEGRDEPVLSRSYVDEPHFRREPSPTQFGNPPHFRREPSPTQFGNPPHFRREPSPTQFGNPPPFQRSSPFGQSPFGRPQWSPHFQEPFYPQQTAFEQPSRWQQQTHFQQPKQQQFAERQPQQQHYEQPRQQQKQSPQQPQQQQQSQPQPQQQEPPKPKPPCVPKDALERVALVQKEVDSLAEQVKLYTGNSRTDKQYIYLDEMLTRELIKLDDIETEGRDNVRQARKNAIKTIQETISLLESKVPLPSPQTTTTELEELDQVTENVQEPEQQEAMDVDQKTEEQSQTNEPIPLPSGPSSPTKMNEESENASDEKSKNPDENQPVDEQQETSQTTGEPMDTTPAEKPEAAPTTAEQKPEQESTVEKAKVDDETKMESVPEEQTVNEKSAEEKKIPVNDSETVPQEAKQEDASMKTETVTVENKKAEEVPKEKTDTKKEKVEKMEVENEVKKSPKTTKKGKKSKKQQASEKPVSLSSSEGAETDAK, encoded by the coding sequence GGATTTCCGTTCGACGACGACGGTTTCGGTCGACGCAGCAGCGACATCCGTAACCACCTGGACTATTTAGCGGCACGACATCCGGAATTTGCCGATCACCTTCTTGGACCGCCCTGGGGCGACATACCGTTCCAAAGTTCCTTCCGTAACCGGAACCGTGGCTCCGGAAACGTTGGTAGCAACAACAATTACCAAGGTTACTCGGACGAGGACGCGAGAAGCCAGGCGAGCGGTAGCAGCGCCGCCAGCGGTGCGAGTGCTGTCAGCTCACACGGCGAACCGGAGGCCAATCAGAGCCAACAGGACAGACGGTCCCAGAATTTCGATCAATCGAGCAGGAGGAGCCAAATACCGCAGTACGGGCTCCGTAACACGGTGGATATAGGCCAGCATCATCACAACATGGAGAATCCGTACAAAGCGAGCCGCGAGCAACGCTCGATGTCCGCCCCGCCGGAGAACAGACAGTCCTCGAGTCAACAACAACCGCAGCAGCCGGAACAACAACAGCAATCTCAGCAACCGCAGGGACAGAGGTACGTCTCCAGGATAGATATAACGCCCCAACACAATCAGCCCCAGCAGACCCAGCAACCGCCGCAACCGCAGCAACCGCAGAAGCCGCAGCAGCAACAAAAGTCTCAACAACAGCAGAGCAACGTCAGGCACATACCGATCTTCGTCGAGGGTAGAGACGAGCCGGTGCTGTCCAGGAGCTACGTGGACGAGCCACATTTCAGAAGGGAGCCCTCTCCCAcacagttcggcaatccgcccCATTTCAGAAGGGAGCCCTCTCCCAcacagttcggcaatccgcccCATTTCAGAAGGGAGCCCTCTCCCAcacagttcggcaatccgcccCCTTTCCAAAGGTCGTCGCCCTTCGGGCAATCGCCGTTCGGTAGACCCCAGTGGTCGCCCCACTTTCAGGAACCGTTCTATCCGCAGCAGACCGCTTTCGAGCAACCCTCCCGTTGGCAGCAGCAAACCCACTTCCAACAACCAAAACAGCAACAATTCGCCGAGAGACAACCACAGCAACAGCATTACGAGCAACCGAGACAACAGCAAAAACAATCTCCACAACAAcctcaacaacaacagcaatctCAACCGCAACCTCAACAGCAAGAACCGCCAAAGCCCAAACCACCATGTGTTCCGAAGGATGCTCTGGAGAGGGTAGCTCTGGTTCAGAAGGAGGTGGACTCTCTGGCCGAACAGGTGAAACTGTACACCGGGAACTCGAGAACGGACAAGCAGTACATCTACCTCGACGAAATGCTCACCAGGGAGTTGATCAAGCTGGACGATATTGAGACCGAGGGCAGAGACAATGTTCGACAGGCGCGCAAGAACGCAATAAAGACTATACAGGAGACGATCAGCCTGCTGGAATCGAAAGTACCGCTTCCCTCTCCGCAGACCACCACCACGGAACTGGAGGAACTGGACCAGGTCACCGAAAACGTTCAGGAACCCGAACAACAGGAGGCCATGGACGTGGATCAGAAAACGGAGGAACAGTCGCAGACCAACGAGCCTATCCCGTTACCATCCGGTCCGTCGTCACCGACGAAGATGAACGAGGAGAGCGAGAACGCCTCGGACGAGAAATCGAAGAACCCTGACGAGAATCAGCCGGTCGACGAACAACAGGAGACCAGTCAGACCACTGGCGAACCCATGGACACCACTCCCGCGGAGAAACCCGAGGCTGCACCGACAACTGCCGAACAGAAACCCGAACAGGAGAGTACCGTCGAGAAAGCAAAGGttgacgatgaaacgaagatggAGAGCGTTCCCGAGGAGCAGACGGTGAACGAAAAATCCgccgaagagaaaaaaataccgGTGAACGATTCTGAAACAGTTCCTCAAGAGGCGAAGCAGGAGGACGCTTCCATGAAAACGGAGACGGTCACCGTTGAGAACAAGAAAGCGGAAGAGGTTCCTAAAGAGAAGACCGACACCAAGAAAGAGAAAGTAGAGAAGATGGAGGTGGAGAACGAGGTGAAGAAGTCACCGAAAACGACCAAGAAGgggaaaaaatcgaagaaacaacagGCATCTGAGAAACCTGTATCATTGTCATCATCGGAGGGTGCTGAAACGGACGCGAAGTAA
- the LOC143143285 gene encoding histone H3.3A translates to MARTKQTARKSTGGKAPRKQLATKAARKSAPSTGGVKKPHRYRPGTVALREIRRYQKSTELLIRKLPFQRLVREIAQDFKTDLRFQSAAIGALQEASEAYLVGLFEDTNLCAIHAKRVTIMPKDIQLARRIRGERA, encoded by the exons ATGGCACGTACCAAGCAAACTGCTCGTAAATCAACTGGAGGTAAAGCTCCCAGGAAGCAACTTGCAACCAAAGCTGCACGGAAAAGTGCACCATCTACAGGTGGAGTAAAAAAGCCTCATCGTTACag GCCTGGTACTGTAGCACTCAGAGAAATCAGAAGATACCAGAAGTCAACTGAATTACTGATTAGAAAATTACCATTCCAACGTTTAGTTCGTGAAATTGCACAGGATTTCAAAACCGACTTACGTTTCCAGAGTGCTGCAATTGGAGCACTGCAAGAAGCTTCTGAAGCTTACTTAGTTGGACTGTTTGAAGACACAAATTTGTGTGCAATTCATGCCAAACGTGTCACAATAATGCCTAAAGATATCCAACTAGCGAGACGAATTCGTGGTGAACGTGCTTAA
- the Nude gene encoding nuclear distribution protein nudE — protein sequence MMDIDPPQFVSKDDEIQYWMDLAHQIHRRKEDIERELEEFQENSQLLEKELEVSLEQAEKANRELRQRNTRLATEVEQLRTRLDQQTADCAMFQGKAQDLQSQHDHLLKYIRELEQKNDDLERAHRINRVTEEEIEAKLNSAIEKNALLESELDEKEGLKVIVQRLMDEIRVSVITDLKQEIQVQEMHQPDNDKSADRVRNHVDSNKLQVELETHIPPTSPIVQQSIPSSNTTSPLKTIFKANLTNCSVSHASLTYFCALINSVYLYIVIHNIVINAIKLF from the exons atgatgGACATTGATCCTCCACAATTTGTGTCTAAAGACGATGAAATTCAGTATTGGATGGATCTTGCCCATCAAATACATAGAAg aaaagaaGATATAGAAAGAGAATTGGAAGAATTTCAAGAAAATTCACAGTTGTTAGAAAAGGAATTAGAAGTATCGTTGGAACAAGCAGAAAAGGCTAATAGAGAATTACGACAACGAAATACAAGACTTGCCACTGAAGTGGAACAGTTAAGAACAAGATTAGATCAACAAACAGCAGATTGTGCAATGTTTCAAGGAAAGGCTCAAGATTTACAATCGCAGCATGATCACTTATTAAAGTACATAAGGGAATTAGAACAAAAAAATGATGACTTGGAAAGAGCTCACAG GATAAATAGGGTAACAGAAGAGGAGATAGAAGCCAAACTTAATTCAGCAATTGAAAAGAATGCCTTATTGGAATCGGAACTTGATGAAAAAGAAGGCCTAAAAGTTATAGTACAGAGATTAATGGACGAAATTAGAG TCAGTGTTATTACAGACTTAAAACAGGAGATTCAAGTTCAAGAAATGCATCAACCAGATAATGATAAGTCAGCTGATAGAGTTCGTAACCATGTTGATAGTAATAAACTGCAAGTTGAATTGGAAACTCACATACCACCTACTAGCCCAATAGTACAACAATCCATACCTTCCAGTAATACAACTTCACCACTAAAAA CAATATTTAAGGCTAACTTAACAAATTGTTCTGTCTCTCATGCTTCATTAACATACTTCTGTGCTTTAATTAATTCTGTTTATCTATATATAGTAATTCATAATATTGTTATCAATGCAATAAAGTTATTTTAA
- the Stv gene encoding BAG domain-containing protein starvin isoform X2, whose protein sequence is MDSPVIVDKASEFGEPIDLDRPFHGFPFDDDGFGRRSSDIRNHLDYLAARHPEFADHLLGPPWGDIPFQSSFRNRNRGSGNVGSNNNYQGYSDEDARSQASGSSAASGASAVSSHGEPEANQSQQDRRSQNFDQSSRRSQIPQYGLRNTVDIGQHHHNMENPYKASREQRSMSAPPENRQSSSQQQPQQPEQQQQSQQPQGQRYVSRIDITPQHNQPQQTQQPPQPQQPQKPQQQQKSQQQQSNVRHIPIFVEGRDEPVLSRSYVDEPHFRREPSPTQFGNPPHFRREPSPTQFGNPPHFRREPSPTQFGNPPPFQRSSPFGQSPFGRPQWSPHFQEPFYPQQTAFEQPSRWQQQTHFQQPKQQQFAERQPQQQHYEQPRQQQKQSPQQPQQQQQSQPQPQQQEPPKPKPPCVPKDALERVALVQKEVDSLAEQVKLYTGNSRTDKQYIYLDEMLTRELIKLDDIETEGRDNVRQARKNAIKTIQETISLLESKVPLPSPQTTTTELEELDQVTENVQEPEQQEAMDVDQKTEEQSQTNEPIPLPSGPSSPTKMNEESENASDEKSKNPDENQPVDEQQETSQTTGEPMDTTPAEKPEAAPTTAEQKPEQESTVEKAKVDDETKMESVPEEQTVNEKSAEEKKIPVNDSETVPQEAKQEDASMKTETVTVENKKAEEVPKEKTDTKKEKVEKMEVENEVKKSPKTTKKGKKSKKQQASEKPVSLSSSEGAETDAK, encoded by the coding sequence GGATTTCCGTTCGACGACGACGGTTTCGGTCGACGCAGCAGCGACATCCGTAACCACCTGGACTATTTAGCGGCACGACATCCGGAATTTGCCGATCACCTTCTTGGACCGCCCTGGGGCGACATACCGTTCCAAAGTTCCTTCCGTAACCGGAACCGTGGCTCCGGAAACGTTGGTAGCAACAACAATTACCAAGGTTACTCGGACGAGGACGCGAGAAGCCAGGCGAGCGGTAGCAGCGCCGCCAGCGGTGCGAGTGCTGTCAGCTCACACGGCGAACCGGAGGCCAATCAGAGCCAACAGGACAGACGGTCCCAGAATTTCGATCAATCGAGCAGGAGGAGCCAAATACCGCAGTACGGGCTCCGTAACACGGTGGATATAGGCCAGCATCATCACAACATGGAGAATCCGTACAAAGCGAGCCGCGAGCAACGCTCGATGTCCGCCCCGCCGGAGAACAGACAGTCCTCGAGTCAACAACAACCGCAGCAGCCGGAACAACAACAGCAATCTCAGCAACCGCAGGGACAGAGGTACGTCTCCAGGATAGATATAACGCCCCAACACAATCAGCCCCAGCAGACCCAGCAACCGCCGCAACCGCAGCAACCGCAGAAGCCGCAGCAGCAACAAAAGTCTCAACAACAGCAGAGCAACGTCAGGCACATACCGATCTTCGTCGAGGGTAGAGACGAGCCGGTGCTGTCCAGGAGCTACGTGGACGAGCCACATTTCAGAAGGGAGCCCTCTCCCAcacagttcggcaatccgcccCATTTCAGAAGGGAGCCCTCTCCCAcacagttcggcaatccgcccCATTTCAGAAGGGAGCCCTCTCCCAcacagttcggcaatccgcccCCTTTCCAAAGGTCGTCGCCCTTCGGGCAATCGCCGTTCGGTAGACCCCAGTGGTCGCCCCACTTTCAGGAACCGTTCTATCCGCAGCAGACCGCTTTCGAGCAACCCTCCCGTTGGCAGCAGCAAACCCACTTCCAACAACCAAAACAGCAACAATTCGCCGAGAGACAACCACAGCAACAGCATTACGAGCAACCGAGACAACAGCAAAAACAATCTCCACAACAAcctcaacaacaacagcaatctCAACCGCAACCTCAACAGCAAGAACCGCCAAAGCCCAAACCACCATGTGTTCCGAAGGATGCTCTGGAGAGGGTAGCTCTGGTTCAGAAGGAGGTGGACTCTCTGGCCGAACAGGTGAAACTGTACACCGGGAACTCGAGAACGGACAAGCAGTACATCTACCTCGACGAAATGCTCACCAGGGAGTTGATCAAGCTGGACGATATTGAGACCGAGGGCAGAGACAATGTTCGACAGGCGCGCAAGAACGCAATAAAGACTATACAGGAGACGATCAGCCTGCTGGAATCGAAAGTACCGCTTCCCTCTCCGCAGACCACCACCACGGAACTGGAGGAACTGGACCAGGTCACCGAAAACGTTCAGGAACCCGAACAACAGGAGGCCATGGACGTGGATCAGAAAACGGAGGAACAGTCGCAGACCAACGAGCCTATCCCGTTACCATCCGGTCCGTCGTCACCGACGAAGATGAACGAGGAGAGCGAGAACGCCTCGGACGAGAAATCGAAGAACCCTGACGAGAATCAGCCGGTCGACGAACAACAGGAGACCAGTCAGACCACTGGCGAACCCATGGACACCACTCCCGCGGAGAAACCCGAGGCTGCACCGACAACTGCCGAACAGAAACCCGAACAGGAGAGTACCGTCGAGAAAGCAAAGGttgacgatgaaacgaagatggAGAGCGTTCCCGAGGAGCAGACGGTGAACGAAAAATCCgccgaagagaaaaaaataccgGTGAACGATTCTGAAACAGTTCCTCAAGAGGCGAAGCAGGAGGACGCTTCCATGAAAACGGAGACGGTCACCGTTGAGAACAAGAAAGCGGAAGAGGTTCCTAAAGAGAAGACCGACACCAAGAAAGAGAAAGTAGAGAAGATGGAGGTGGAGAACGAGGTGAAGAAGTCACCGAAAACGACCAAGAAGgggaaaaaatcgaagaaacaacagGCATCTGAGAAACCTGTATCATTGTCATCATCGGAGGGTGCTGAAACGGACGCGAAGTAA
- the Stv gene encoding BAG domain-containing protein starvin isoform X1, with translation MSFYFRDKSKFGDKLRGKSGDELLQEIKQQFDEDSKSFFEPTNRSGRDPFERHAGFSRGFPFDDDGFGRRSSDIRNHLDYLAARHPEFADHLLGPPWGDIPFQSSFRNRNRGSGNVGSNNNYQGYSDEDARSQASGSSAASGASAVSSHGEPEANQSQQDRRSQNFDQSSRRSQIPQYGLRNTVDIGQHHHNMENPYKASREQRSMSAPPENRQSSSQQQPQQPEQQQQSQQPQGQRYVSRIDITPQHNQPQQTQQPPQPQQPQKPQQQQKSQQQQSNVRHIPIFVEGRDEPVLSRSYVDEPHFRREPSPTQFGNPPHFRREPSPTQFGNPPHFRREPSPTQFGNPPPFQRSSPFGQSPFGRPQWSPHFQEPFYPQQTAFEQPSRWQQQTHFQQPKQQQFAERQPQQQHYEQPRQQQKQSPQQPQQQQQSQPQPQQQEPPKPKPPCVPKDALERVALVQKEVDSLAEQVKLYTGNSRTDKQYIYLDEMLTRELIKLDDIETEGRDNVRQARKNAIKTIQETISLLESKVPLPSPQTTTTELEELDQVTENVQEPEQQEAMDVDQKTEEQSQTNEPIPLPSGPSSPTKMNEESENASDEKSKNPDENQPVDEQQETSQTTGEPMDTTPAEKPEAAPTTAEQKPEQESTVEKAKVDDETKMESVPEEQTVNEKSAEEKKIPVNDSETVPQEAKQEDASMKTETVTVENKKAEEVPKEKTDTKKEKVEKMEVENEVKKSPKTTKKGKKSKKQQASEKPVSLSSSEGAETDAK, from the coding sequence GGATTTCCGTTCGACGACGACGGTTTCGGTCGACGCAGCAGCGACATCCGTAACCACCTGGACTATTTAGCGGCACGACATCCGGAATTTGCCGATCACCTTCTTGGACCGCCCTGGGGCGACATACCGTTCCAAAGTTCCTTCCGTAACCGGAACCGTGGCTCCGGAAACGTTGGTAGCAACAACAATTACCAAGGTTACTCGGACGAGGACGCGAGAAGCCAGGCGAGCGGTAGCAGCGCCGCCAGCGGTGCGAGTGCTGTCAGCTCACACGGCGAACCGGAGGCCAATCAGAGCCAACAGGACAGACGGTCCCAGAATTTCGATCAATCGAGCAGGAGGAGCCAAATACCGCAGTACGGGCTCCGTAACACGGTGGATATAGGCCAGCATCATCACAACATGGAGAATCCGTACAAAGCGAGCCGCGAGCAACGCTCGATGTCCGCCCCGCCGGAGAACAGACAGTCCTCGAGTCAACAACAACCGCAGCAGCCGGAACAACAACAGCAATCTCAGCAACCGCAGGGACAGAGGTACGTCTCCAGGATAGATATAACGCCCCAACACAATCAGCCCCAGCAGACCCAGCAACCGCCGCAACCGCAGCAACCGCAGAAGCCGCAGCAGCAACAAAAGTCTCAACAACAGCAGAGCAACGTCAGGCACATACCGATCTTCGTCGAGGGTAGAGACGAGCCGGTGCTGTCCAGGAGCTACGTGGACGAGCCACATTTCAGAAGGGAGCCCTCTCCCAcacagttcggcaatccgcccCATTTCAGAAGGGAGCCCTCTCCCAcacagttcggcaatccgcccCATTTCAGAAGGGAGCCCTCTCCCAcacagttcggcaatccgcccCCTTTCCAAAGGTCGTCGCCCTTCGGGCAATCGCCGTTCGGTAGACCCCAGTGGTCGCCCCACTTTCAGGAACCGTTCTATCCGCAGCAGACCGCTTTCGAGCAACCCTCCCGTTGGCAGCAGCAAACCCACTTCCAACAACCAAAACAGCAACAATTCGCCGAGAGACAACCACAGCAACAGCATTACGAGCAACCGAGACAACAGCAAAAACAATCTCCACAACAAcctcaacaacaacagcaatctCAACCGCAACCTCAACAGCAAGAACCGCCAAAGCCCAAACCACCATGTGTTCCGAAGGATGCTCTGGAGAGGGTAGCTCTGGTTCAGAAGGAGGTGGACTCTCTGGCCGAACAGGTGAAACTGTACACCGGGAACTCGAGAACGGACAAGCAGTACATCTACCTCGACGAAATGCTCACCAGGGAGTTGATCAAGCTGGACGATATTGAGACCGAGGGCAGAGACAATGTTCGACAGGCGCGCAAGAACGCAATAAAGACTATACAGGAGACGATCAGCCTGCTGGAATCGAAAGTACCGCTTCCCTCTCCGCAGACCACCACCACGGAACTGGAGGAACTGGACCAGGTCACCGAAAACGTTCAGGAACCCGAACAACAGGAGGCCATGGACGTGGATCAGAAAACGGAGGAACAGTCGCAGACCAACGAGCCTATCCCGTTACCATCCGGTCCGTCGTCACCGACGAAGATGAACGAGGAGAGCGAGAACGCCTCGGACGAGAAATCGAAGAACCCTGACGAGAATCAGCCGGTCGACGAACAACAGGAGACCAGTCAGACCACTGGCGAACCCATGGACACCACTCCCGCGGAGAAACCCGAGGCTGCACCGACAACTGCCGAACAGAAACCCGAACAGGAGAGTACCGTCGAGAAAGCAAAGGttgacgatgaaacgaagatggAGAGCGTTCCCGAGGAGCAGACGGTGAACGAAAAATCCgccgaagagaaaaaaataccgGTGAACGATTCTGAAACAGTTCCTCAAGAGGCGAAGCAGGAGGACGCTTCCATGAAAACGGAGACGGTCACCGTTGAGAACAAGAAAGCGGAAGAGGTTCCTAAAGAGAAGACCGACACCAAGAAAGAGAAAGTAGAGAAGATGGAGGTGGAGAACGAGGTGAAGAAGTCACCGAAAACGACCAAGAAGgggaaaaaatcgaagaaacaacagGCATCTGAGAAACCTGTATCATTGTCATCATCGGAGGGTGCTGAAACGGACGCGAAGTAA